One part of the Magallana gigas chromosome 5, xbMagGiga1.1, whole genome shotgun sequence genome encodes these proteins:
- the LOC105333225 gene encoding T-box brain protein 1 codes for MSNTVNFNRYGDQPGDLYDAQTDSCQTSESQFPVLSSLKPYFCQDYLSQDPGQDVQHPLTQYSHHSLDTHNQDKHFDEPDSINPVSSSEYTPPRDSHGASYACLQPMGTQSRIGELSYSLPYSQNNSYGFEMDQMHYYSNVSYPQSAQHQPISSPVHLPPPNTEPALAPIQSSPPAVPSGSFSPCIYLCNRDLWIKFHQHTTEMIITKQGRRMFPTLQFSLNGLDPHKQYNVFVDMILADPHHWKFQNGKWVPCGQAEQLSQNGRVYLHPDSPSSGAHWMKQDIVFGKLKLTNNRALDQGQVSQIVLNSMHKYQPRIHVIEVGSHGPNEQKSLQTHAFPETQFIAVTAYQNTDITQLKIDHNPFAKGFRDNYDGRHIDNVSQSRPNYMTYSQPGIYPAAVAYTGTTSAARAVTYPPQISTQYQPNSIQENVLPSIHDVSGMGEIKQIDESCYSNSYNFGAHMMMSEAINVQPEQVKPVIKKEIGGSPCDQAASVASENDLKRALEQVFEYSQDADNDSEQPKKRSRLVYESKSSSPESNKLSGDERAEKESEQNCSGISEEYSHEDIYLSNNKEQILDHSVFQGNFQGQQTSVY; via the exons ATGTCCAACACTGTGAATTTTAACAGGTACGGCGATCAGCCAGGGGACTTATATGACGCACAGACTGATTCCTGTCAGACCTCAGAGTCACAGTTCCCGGTGCTGTCCTCCTTGAAACCCTACTTCTGTCAGGATTACCTGTCTCAGGATCCTGGCCAGGATGTTCAGCACCCGCTTACTCAGTACAGCCATCACTCCCTGGACACTCACAACCAGGACAAACATTTTGACGAGCCAGACTCAATCAACCCGGTCTCCTCCTCGGAGTACACCCCTCCCCGGGACAGTCACGGAGCCAGCTATGCTTGTCTGCAACCCATGGGGACTCAAAGCCGCATCGGCGAACTATCGTACTCGCTACCATACAGTCAAAATAATAGTTACGGATTTGAAATGGACCAGATGCACTACTATAGCAATGTATCGTACCCACAGTCCGCTCAGCATCAGCCCATCTCATCCCCCGTTCACCTACCACCCCCAAACACCGAACCCGCCCTGGCACCGATACAGTCCTCGCCGCCCGCTGTCCCCTCCGGATCGTTTAGCCCTTGCATATATTTATGCAACAGGGATTTGTGGATCAAGTTCCATCAGCACACCACTGAAATGATAATCACCAAACAAGGAAG gAGAATGTTTCCAACACTACAGTTCAGTCTAAACGGCCTGGATCCCCATAAGCAATACAACGTTTTTGTGGACATGATTCTGGCGGACCCCCACCACTGGAAGTTCCAAAACGGCAAATGGGTGCCATGCGGACAGGCAGAACAGCTCTCTCAAA ACGGCCGTGTCTATCTGCATCCGGACTCCCCTAGTTCCGGTGCCCACTGGATGAAGCAGGACATAGTGTTTGGGAAGCTGAAACTGACCAACAATCGAGCTCTGGACCAGGGCCAAGTCAGCCAG ATTGTTTTGAACTCAATGCATAAATACCAACCACGAATCCATGTTATTGAAGTCGGCTCACATGGCCCAAATGAACAGAAAAGTCTCCAGACGCATGCGTTTCCGGAAACACAGTTTATTGCCGTGACTGCATACCAAAACACAGAC ATAACGCAACTTAAGATAGACCATAATCCTTTTGCCAAGGGTTTTCGTGACAACTACGACGG ACGGCACATCGACAACGTCAGCCAATCCCGACCCAATTATATGACTTATTCACAACCCGGGATATATCCGGCCGCTGTCGCCTACACAGGGACGACTTCCGCTGCACGGGCAGTCACATATCCTCCTCAAATTTCAACACAATACCAACCAAACTCTATCCAAGAAAACGTCCTTCCCAGCATCCACGACGTTTCCGGTATGGGTGAGATTAAGCAGATAGACGAAAGTTGTTATTCGAACAGTTATAACTTTGGCGCTCATATGATGATGTCAGAAGCAATCAATGTGCAACCGGAACAAGTCAAACCTGTCATCAAAAAAGAAATTGGAGGCTCGCCATGTGATCAAGCAGCGTCGGTGGCGTccgaaaatgatttgaaaagagCGCTGGAACAGGTGTTTGAATATTCACAGGACGCTGATAATGACAGTGAGCAACCGAAAAAGAGGTCGAGACTAGTGTACGAAAGCAAATCGTCATCGCCCGAATCCAACAAATTATCAGGCGATGAAAGAGCAGAAAAAGAGAGTGAACAAAATTGTTCAGGAATAAGCGAGGAATACTCACACGAAGACATTTATCTAAGTAATAACAAAGAACAAATTTTAGATCATTCagtttttcaaggaaatttcCAAGGACAGCAAACATCTGTGTATTAA